Proteins found in one Bremerella volcania genomic segment:
- a CDS encoding DUF6807 domain-containing protein: MKLASSLVMTFLVAITWLGGTSADCLAEKLRVVESENTIVVQDGDQSILTYNKVSPPVPKGLKGVYERSGCLHPVCSPSGQSVTAMFAKDHPHQQGIFAAWVKTTYQDETIDFWNLGGGTGRVLHEQVVSTFQEDDRAGFEVDLIHRKETEPKADVLRERWKVTAYPTDGSYRMFDLESTQSSITTHPLVINEYHYGGFAVRGPARWVTDSKDKDELEPSGFLNSEGSKRAKGNHQHAKWVSLWGEIDGKPVSITVLSDPQNFRAPQAARIHPTKPYFCFAPCVDGEFVIDGDHPYKARYRYLVTDAMPDPKWLDQQWEKWSSESTDKGGSTR; encoded by the coding sequence ATGAAACTTGCATCGTCGCTCGTCATGACTTTCCTCGTGGCCATCACCTGGCTTGGTGGGACCTCTGCTGATTGCCTGGCCGAGAAACTACGCGTTGTGGAATCGGAGAACACGATCGTGGTTCAAGATGGAGACCAATCGATCCTGACCTATAACAAAGTCTCGCCGCCGGTTCCCAAGGGGCTCAAAGGTGTTTACGAGCGCAGCGGATGCTTGCACCCGGTATGCTCGCCGAGTGGCCAATCGGTGACGGCGATGTTCGCGAAAGACCACCCGCATCAGCAAGGCATCTTCGCGGCCTGGGTGAAAACAACCTACCAGGACGAAACGATCGATTTCTGGAACCTTGGCGGCGGTACCGGTCGCGTCCTCCACGAGCAGGTCGTGTCCACCTTTCAAGAGGACGACCGCGCCGGGTTCGAGGTCGATCTGATCCACCGCAAGGAAACCGAGCCCAAGGCGGATGTGCTGCGAGAGAGGTGGAAAGTTACCGCTTATCCAACCGACGGCAGTTATCGTATGTTCGATTTGGAGTCGACCCAGTCATCGATCACCACGCATCCATTGGTCATCAATGAGTACCACTACGGAGGCTTCGCGGTACGGGGGCCTGCCCGATGGGTGACGGATAGTAAGGATAAGGACGAGCTCGAACCGAGCGGTTTCTTGAACAGTGAGGGTTCTAAGCGAGCTAAGGGAAACCATCAGCATGCCAAGTGGGTTTCGCTGTGGGGCGAGATCGACGGAAAGCCGGTGAGCATTACCGTGCTGAGCGATCCCCAGAATTTCCGGGCTCCTCAGGCTGCTCGAATCCATCCTACGAAGCCCTATTTCTGCTTTGCTCCGTGCGTCGATGGAGAGTTCGTAATCGACGGCGACCACCCTTATAAGGCTCGCTATCGATACCTGGTTACCGACGCCATGCCGGATCCGAAGTGGCTCGATCAGCAGTGGGAGAAATGGTCGTCGGAATCGACGGATAAGGGAGGTTCAACCCGATAA
- a CDS encoding zinc-dependent alcohol dehydrogenase, whose product MKALLLSEYKKLDVVEFDEPEIGDHDLLISVKACGICGSDIHGYDGSTGRRQPPLVMGHEAAGVVAKVGKSVAGFKEGDRVTFDSTVSCGHCFYCRRGEINLCDNRMVLGVSCDEYRRHGAFAEYVAVPQHICYHLPASIPFNHAAMIEAVSVAVHAAGRAPVTLGDTAVVVGSGMIGLLAIQAIRLAGCSQVIAVDLDANRLEVAKKLGADVGIVASEGNVEEKVRELTGGRGADVVLEVVGATPTVKTAIGCAKKGGSIVLVGNLAPHVEFPLQAVVTRELSVYGSCASSGEYPACIDLMARGLIRVEDMITATASLEESVDWFARLYSGEPGAMKVIVDPTR is encoded by the coding sequence ATGAAGGCTCTACTACTCTCGGAATACAAGAAGCTGGACGTTGTCGAGTTTGACGAGCCTGAGATTGGCGACCACGATCTGCTGATTAGCGTCAAAGCTTGCGGCATCTGCGGCAGCGATATCCACGGATACGACGGAAGCACCGGCCGTCGCCAACCTCCGCTGGTGATGGGGCACGAAGCCGCCGGGGTCGTGGCGAAGGTCGGCAAATCGGTGGCCGGGTTTAAGGAAGGAGACCGGGTCACGTTCGACTCGACCGTTTCCTGCGGACATTGCTTCTATTGCCGTCGCGGCGAGATCAATCTTTGCGACAACCGGATGGTGCTGGGTGTTTCGTGCGACGAATACCGCCGACACGGAGCGTTTGCCGAGTACGTCGCCGTCCCGCAGCACATCTGCTACCACCTGCCGGCCTCGATTCCTTTCAATCACGCGGCCATGATCGAAGCGGTCTCTGTGGCCGTTCACGCCGCCGGCCGGGCACCGGTCACGCTTGGCGATACGGCGGTGGTCGTAGGGAGCGGCATGATTGGCCTGCTTGCCATTCAAGCGATTCGCCTGGCCGGATGCTCGCAGGTCATCGCCGTCGATCTCGACGCCAATCGGCTGGAAGTTGCCAAGAAGCTGGGTGCCGACGTCGGAATCGTCGCCAGCGAAGGAAACGTCGAAGAAAAAGTACGCGAGCTAACCGGCGGGCGCGGTGCCGACGTCGTGCTGGAAGTGGTCGGCGCAACCCCGACCGTCAAGACCGCCATCGGTTGCGCCAAGAAAGGTGGCTCGATTGTTCTGGTGGGCAACCTGGCCCCTCACGTCGAGTTTCCGCTGCAAGCCGTCGTCACGCGCGAGCTTTCGGTCTATGGCTCGTGTGCGTCGAGTGGCGAGTACCCGGCATGCATCGACCTGATGGCACGCGGCCTCATCCGCGTCGAAGACATGATCACCGCGACCGCCTCGCTGGAAGAAAGCGTCGATTGGTTTGCTCGTCTTTACTCGGGCGAACCCGGCGCGATGAAGGTCATCGTCGATCCGACGCGATAA
- a CDS encoding tetratricopeptide repeat protein, with protein sequence MVPLSMRVCSLASLLAVMGVFLGQANVHAETLTEAKDLFRTGEYAKCVEVAAQEIEGGRTFVDWYVLKTESELTLGRYADAAQTIDDAKKVSPTNLRLLWLERDVRRFNGQSNQAKEVLAQLGAQLERTSGIYRDLETSLVIGKFFLEIGADAKRIRIDLFKPIQQRAPGLPNAYIAAAELALSKNDYALAAEDFQLALKVDEDNPRVLFGLAQAFEPSDSEKAEEYLQKTLEINPKYIPGLLMIAESHLSAERYDETEKLLAKALEINPHHPSAWAIRAVLAHLANDTAREKECREKALAHWKDNPEVDYLIGKHLARKYRFAEAAAAQRRALQFDSNYLPAKMELSNDLLRLGKEEQGWKLAEEVFDADNYNVVAHNLSTLQEHVAKFRTIESDGFIVRMDAEEAAIYGDRVLQLLREAKSVLCKKYDVELNEPIAIEIFPKQQDFAIRTFGLPGGAGFLGVCFGNVITMNSPASQTDNPTNWEAVLWHEFCHVVTLNKTHNKMPRWLSEGISVYEEIQRDPSWGQSISPAYREMILGDDLTPVSELSGAFLRPPSSKHLMFAYYESSLVVEFLVDEFGIEAVRSILDELGKGLQINDAIARHAAPLDAIDAGFQQFIQDRAQAFAPEADFGAEDLPQPRITELQAWLKEHPNSYPGLQMYAAALIREQKFTEALEPIEKLQQLAPDYAGDGSPLPMKAQILKELGETQQELAVLEQLAKLRADAIDAYRRLAELHAEAGQWQSVVVNAKRIRAVNPLIQEPYLLLAKAGEQMDEGEVAIEGLSTLAVLHPYDPADVHFRLAQRLHETQQNEKALRHVLLALEEAPRYRAALKLLLELTEHDSPLPDRPSPAKDDSQ encoded by the coding sequence ATGGTGCCTCTCTCAATGCGCGTGTGCTCGCTGGCGAGCTTACTTGCCGTAATGGGAGTCTTCCTCGGGCAGGCAAACGTTCACGCCGAGACATTGACCGAAGCCAAAGACCTGTTCCGCACCGGAGAATACGCCAAGTGCGTCGAGGTGGCCGCCCAAGAGATTGAAGGGGGTCGGACTTTCGTCGACTGGTACGTCCTGAAGACCGAAAGCGAACTGACCCTTGGCCGCTACGCCGATGCCGCCCAGACGATCGATGACGCCAAGAAGGTCTCACCGACGAATCTGCGGCTGCTGTGGCTGGAACGAGACGTCCGCCGCTTCAATGGCCAATCGAATCAAGCCAAGGAAGTCCTCGCTCAACTCGGGGCTCAGCTGGAACGCACCAGTGGAATCTATCGCGACTTGGAAACCTCGCTCGTGATCGGCAAGTTCTTCCTCGAAATCGGTGCCGACGCCAAGCGGATACGAATCGATCTGTTCAAGCCGATTCAACAGCGAGCTCCCGGCTTGCCCAACGCCTACATCGCCGCCGCCGAACTGGCACTTTCCAAGAATGACTATGCCTTAGCCGCCGAAGACTTTCAGCTCGCCTTGAAAGTGGATGAAGACAACCCGCGCGTCCTGTTCGGCCTGGCCCAGGCCTTCGAGCCGAGTGATTCCGAGAAGGCGGAAGAGTACCTTCAGAAAACCCTCGAGATCAATCCGAAGTACATCCCAGGCCTGTTGATGATTGCCGAGAGCCACCTCTCGGCCGAACGTTACGACGAAACGGAGAAACTGCTGGCCAAGGCGCTGGAGATCAACCCTCATCACCCCAGTGCCTGGGCCATTCGGGCCGTTCTGGCACATCTGGCCAATGACACTGCCCGGGAGAAAGAATGTCGCGAAAAAGCATTGGCTCACTGGAAAGACAACCCGGAAGTCGACTATCTCATCGGAAAGCATTTGGCGCGGAAGTACCGCTTTGCCGAAGCCGCTGCCGCCCAGCGCCGGGCACTTCAGTTCGACAGCAACTATCTTCCCGCGAAGATGGAACTCTCCAACGATCTGTTGCGGCTGGGCAAGGAAGAACAAGGCTGGAAGCTGGCCGAAGAGGTCTTCGACGCCGACAATTACAATGTCGTCGCTCACAACTTATCGACCCTCCAAGAGCACGTGGCCAAGTTCCGCACGATTGAAAGCGATGGCTTCATCGTGCGCATGGATGCCGAGGAAGCCGCCATCTACGGTGATCGCGTGCTCCAACTGCTGCGCGAGGCCAAGTCGGTTTTGTGCAAGAAATATGATGTCGAGCTGAACGAGCCGATCGCGATCGAGATCTTCCCCAAACAGCAAGACTTCGCCATCCGCACGTTCGGACTTCCCGGCGGTGCCGGCTTTCTGGGGGTTTGCTTCGGCAACGTGATCACCATGAATTCGCCAGCCTCCCAGACCGATAACCCAACCAACTGGGAGGCCGTGCTATGGCACGAGTTCTGTCACGTCGTCACGCTGAACAAGACCCACAACAAGATGCCGCGGTGGCTCAGCGAAGGGATCTCGGTCTACGAAGAGATCCAGCGAGACCCGTCGTGGGGCCAGTCGATCTCGCCTGCCTATCGAGAAATGATTCTGGGGGACGATCTCACGCCGGTCAGCGAGCTAAGTGGTGCTTTCCTGCGTCCACCCAGCTCGAAGCATTTGATGTTCGCCTATTACGAGTCATCCCTGGTAGTCGAGTTCCTGGTCGACGAGTTTGGCATCGAAGCCGTTCGTTCGATCCTCGATGAACTCGGCAAAGGACTGCAAATCAACGACGCGATTGCCCGGCACGCGGCACCGCTGGATGCGATCGACGCTGGCTTTCAGCAATTCATCCAGGATCGCGCCCAGGCCTTTGCACCGGAGGCCGACTTTGGCGCTGAAGATCTTCCCCAACCGCGTATCACCGAGCTTCAGGCGTGGCTGAAAGAGCACCCCAACAGCTACCCCGGGCTCCAAATGTATGCTGCGGCACTCATCCGCGAGCAAAAGTTCACCGAGGCCCTGGAGCCTATCGAAAAGCTTCAGCAGTTGGCTCCCGACTATGCCGGCGACGGAAGCCCCTTGCCGATGAAGGCCCAGATTTTGAAAGAATTGGGCGAAACCCAACAAGAACTGGCGGTGTTAGAACAACTGGCGAAGCTGCGCGCCGACGCGATCGATGCCTATCGGCGACTGGCCGAGTTGCACGCCGAAGCAGGCCAATGGCAGTCGGTGGTCGTCAATGCCAAGCGAATTCGGGCCGTCAATCCACTCATTCAAGAGCCGTATCTCTTGCTCGCCAAGGCCGGAGAGCAAATGGATGAGGGAGAAGTCGCCATCGAGGGACTATCGACGCTGGCCGTCTTACATCCCTACGATCCGGCCGATGTCCATTTTCGGCTTGCTCAGCGGCTGCATGAAACCCAGCAGAACGAGAAAGCGTTACGGCACGTCCTTTTGGCGTTGGAGGAAGCACCCCGGTATCGTGCTGCCCTGAAGCTGTTGCTTGAACTGACCGAACACGACTCCCCCTTGCCCGACCGGCCCTCTCCCGCCAAGGATGATTCCCAGTAA
- a CDS encoding DUF4159 domain-containing protein has protein sequence MMKSKPVRILCLFLTITLLAGVVWAQFQDGFRSRGRYGRDFSPTRGAQNDWEIDEKFEHEAFRFARVKYTSYGWRDKWATDFPESDLNLPHRLRELTSMEVHPESVIVELTDDNLSDYPFLYIVEPGQMNLTEGEVTGLRTYLQNGGFLMVDDFWGEEEWQTFYHNIKRVFPDREPEELPLEHDIFHLVYDLAEKPMIVSIGTWMRGSETERWDADEPHYKGIFDDKGRMMVVICHNTDLGDGWEEEGVDPTYFKQYSERFAYPLGINIITYAMTH, from the coding sequence ATGATGAAATCGAAACCGGTCCGAATCCTGTGCCTCTTTCTTACGATCACGCTACTCGCTGGCGTGGTCTGGGCTCAGTTTCAGGACGGCTTTCGATCGCGAGGACGTTACGGCCGTGACTTCTCTCCCACGCGTGGGGCTCAGAACGATTGGGAAATCGACGAGAAGTTCGAGCACGAAGCGTTTCGCTTTGCCCGCGTGAAGTACACCTCGTACGGCTGGCGAGACAAGTGGGCCACCGACTTCCCCGAAAGCGATCTGAATCTGCCCCACCGGTTGCGTGAATTGACTTCGATGGAAGTTCACCCGGAAAGCGTGATCGTCGAACTGACCGATGACAACCTGTCGGACTACCCGTTCCTCTACATCGTTGAACCAGGCCAGATGAACCTCACCGAAGGGGAAGTCACCGGTTTACGAACCTACCTCCAAAACGGCGGCTTTCTGATGGTCGACGACTTCTGGGGAGAGGAGGAATGGCAAACGTTTTACCACAACATCAAACGCGTCTTCCCCGATCGCGAACCGGAAGAACTGCCGCTGGAGCACGACATCTTTCACCTGGTGTACGACCTGGCCGAGAAACCCATGATCGTCAGCATCGGCACCTGGATGCGCGGTAGCGAAACCGAACGCTGGGACGCCGACGAACCTCACTACAAAGGCATCTTCGATGACAAAGGCCGCATGATGGTCGTCATTTGCCATAACACCGACCTGGGAGACGGCTGGGAAGAAGAAGGAGTCGACCCCACCTACTTCAAACAATATTCCGAACGCTTCGCCTATCCCCTGGGGATCAACATCATCACCTATGCGATGACCCATTAA
- a CDS encoding AAA family ATPase translates to MSIEIEDQDFEQQAVEQIRAGREKILAELSKTVIGQQEVVEQLLLCLFAGGHCLITGAPGLAKTLLVNSISKIFDLEFRRIQFTPDLMPADITGTEILEETEEGRRKLQFNKGPIFANVILADEINRTPPKTQAALLEAMQEHQVTAAGVRYALEEPFFVLATQNPIEMEGTYPLPEAQLDRFMFNIWMDYLPEDDEVAVVNQTTSRRAEPISPLFTGEDVLRFHDVVKKVPIAENLVRYAVRLADASRPKRPSTPDFINQWVMWGAGIRGAQYLVLGAKARALLLGRTHVTADDIKALAHVTLRHRILVGYRAEAEGITVEKVIDQLLNSIPVPGGR, encoded by the coding sequence GTGAGCATCGAGATTGAAGACCAGGACTTCGAACAACAAGCGGTCGAGCAGATTCGTGCCGGACGCGAGAAGATTTTGGCGGAGCTTTCCAAAACGGTTATCGGCCAACAGGAAGTCGTCGAGCAACTGCTGCTCTGCCTCTTCGCTGGCGGTCACTGCCTAATCACCGGGGCCCCCGGCCTGGCCAAGACTTTGCTGGTTAATTCGATTTCCAAGATTTTCGACCTCGAGTTTCGCCGCATCCAGTTCACGCCTGACTTGATGCCTGCCGACATTACCGGTACCGAAATCCTCGAAGAAACCGAAGAAGGGCGCCGCAAGTTGCAGTTCAACAAGGGACCGATCTTTGCCAACGTCATCCTGGCCGACGAAATCAACCGCACGCCCCCCAAAACGCAAGCCGCTCTGTTGGAAGCGATGCAGGAGCACCAGGTCACTGCGGCTGGCGTCCGCTACGCACTGGAAGAACCCTTCTTCGTGCTTGCCACGCAAAACCCGATTGAAATGGAAGGGACCTATCCGCTGCCCGAGGCCCAACTCGATCGGTTCATGTTCAACATCTGGATGGACTACTTGCCTGAAGATGACGAAGTGGCCGTCGTAAATCAAACGACTTCGCGCCGAGCCGAACCGATCAGCCCGCTGTTCACCGGCGAAGACGTGCTGCGTTTTCACGACGTCGTCAAAAAGGTCCCCATCGCCGAGAACCTGGTTCGCTATGCCGTTCGCCTGGCCGACGCTTCGCGACCCAAACGCCCCTCGACGCCTGACTTCATCAACCAATGGGTGATGTGGGGGGCCGGGATTCGCGGTGCTCAGTACCTGGTTCTGGGAGCGAAAGCGAGAGCCCTGCTGTTAGGCCGAACCCACGTCACGGCGGACGACATTAAAGCCCTCGCCCACGTTACCTTGCGGCATCGAATCCTCGTCGGCTATCGCGCCGAAGCGGAAGGAATCACCGTCGAGAAGGTCATCGACCAGCTACTCAACTCCATTCCAGTGCCGGGAGGACGATGA
- a CDS encoding DUF58 domain-containing protein produces MSSPVSESSTTISSASRPTGTASLIDPGSLMRIKNLELRARAIVEGFLTGLHRSPYHGFSVEFTEYRQYSPGDDTRFLDWKLYGRSDRYFIKCFEDETNLRCYLLVDLSRSMSFGTLGYSKADYAKTAAATVAHFLSLQRDAVGLMTFDESITDRIPARFRPGHVHQIMMSLERAEPGSATDIEKPLEQIASTVVKRGLVILISDLLTPIGSLNKQLGFLRARGHEVVILRVLDPRELDFRFDQPAMFHDVETGRNLFIDPDQARQKYLEQFREHSQAIQTICQNLGVELHQVAIDRPLELILFDLLADRLKRGRSTVRQRSPRSGGRS; encoded by the coding sequence ATGAGCAGTCCTGTGAGCGAGTCGTCGACCACGATTTCCAGCGCCAGTCGTCCCACAGGCACGGCTTCGCTGATCGATCCCGGTTCGCTCATGCGCATCAAGAACCTCGAACTACGCGCCCGTGCCATCGTCGAAGGCTTCCTGACCGGCTTGCATCGCTCCCCCTACCACGGGTTCTCGGTCGAGTTCACCGAGTACCGTCAGTACTCGCCGGGGGACGATACCCGCTTCCTCGACTGGAAGCTGTACGGTCGCTCGGATCGCTACTTCATCAAGTGCTTCGAGGACGAAACGAATCTGCGCTGCTACTTGCTGGTCGACCTGAGCCGCTCGATGAGCTTCGGCACGCTCGGCTACAGCAAGGCCGACTACGCCAAAACGGCGGCCGCCACCGTCGCTCATTTCCTGTCGCTGCAGCGCGACGCGGTCGGACTGATGACCTTCGACGAGTCGATCACCGATCGCATCCCGGCTCGGTTTCGCCCAGGGCACGTCCACCAGATCATGATGAGCCTGGAACGTGCCGAACCTGGCTCGGCAACCGACATCGAAAAACCGCTCGAGCAAATCGCCTCCACGGTCGTTAAGCGCGGACTGGTCATCCTCATTTCGGACCTGCTCACCCCGATCGGTTCGCTCAACAAACAGTTGGGTTTCCTCCGCGCTCGTGGGCACGAAGTCGTGATCCTGCGCGTGCTCGACCCGCGCGAGCTTGACTTCCGGTTCGACCAGCCTGCCATGTTCCACGACGTCGAGACCGGCAGGAACCTGTTCATCGATCCCGACCAGGCTCGGCAGAAGTACCTCGAGCAGTTCCGCGAACACTCGCAGGCAATTCAAACGATCTGCCAGAATCTGGGAGTCGAACTGCACCAGGTCGCCATCGATCGTCCGTTGGAGCTGATCTTGTTCGACTTGCTGGCCGATCGTTTGAAGCGCGGCCGCTCGACCGTACGGCAAAGGTCTCCGCGATCGGGAGGCCGTTCATGA